GTGGACTAAATGACTATTTTTTAAAAATAATAAAATGTTATTATTGAACATATGAGATATTTATAAAATATCAAAAAATTATATAAAAAAAAAGTATAAAAATTATATAAAAAATAAATAAAAGAGGATATAAATATTAAAATTATATCCCAAAATTTAATTATCTATTTTCTTCTTTTAAAAGATATCAATCCGAAAATAGCTAATATTGCAATTAAAACTTGTACAACAGGCATCCCAGTACTTTTCATTTCTGCTTTATTAATAGTATATGCTTTTGGATTATTATTAGGATTATTATTAGAAATGTCTATACTAGCACTAGAAGGGGCAAATTGATTATCGCCTAAAAAAGATGCTTTTAAAGTACCAGTTGGCCCATCATATTCAAATATAATTTGACCATACTGATTAGTCACACCAACCTTAATAACTTTACCCTTCATATGAACATAGATGGTCTTACCTTCAAGGAAGTTTCCATTTTCATCAGTCAAAGTTACTATAACCTTATTACCCTCTTTTTGGATTGAAATTTTTGTTAGTACTTTTGAAACTTTTGTTTGGCTACTAGCACTACTTGGAAGATACATTTCATTACCTGCAAATTTGCTTGTAATAGTGTATGTTCCTGTTTTAGTGTATTTGTAGTTGAATTTAGCTATTCCATTTGCATCAGTTTTAGCAGACCCCACTTTTTCACCATTAATATAAAAGTCGACTGTAGCGTTAGCTATTGGGTTTCCATCGTTATCAGTTAATTTACTTACCAATGTTACTGTATCTCCAACTTTAACTTCTTTTGGCACATTAATACTAATACTAGTAGGCATTGGTACTAATAATTCACCATTATTAACCAAAATAGTGTAATTTTCATGTCCTGCATAATCACCAGTTACCGGAATAACAGATCCAGGTCCTTGAGTAACTAAATAAGTAGTGTTAGCCTTACCTTCAATAGAAGTCACATTAGCTACAAAAACACCATCAACATAAAAACTTATATCCTGACCAGTAACAGTATTACCCATATCATCAGTCAAAGTAGCATAAACAGTCACATTAGAACCTTTACTAACCTTAACAGTAGAATTACCAAGATAAGTCAAATTCAAAACACCAATAGAACCATTATTATAAATCATCTGACCCAAAACACTAGCAACATTACCAGACATAACATTACCAGAAACAGACATATTACCTTGGTTGAAGATTCCACCACCAAAATTGATTGCACTATTACCTATGAAATTAGAATTAAACAGAGAAATAACACCTTCATTGGAGATTGCACCACCACACTGTTTTGCACTATTACCTATGAAATTAGAGTCCGAAACTGTTGAATTAACACCATTATTGTGAATTGCTCCTCCATTAGTACATGCTGTATTATTGGTAAAAGTAGAATAATATACATTTATAGTGCATTGGCTAAAGACTGCACCACCATAAAAAAGCGCATTATTATCTTCAAAAGTAGATTTAATTATGCTAATATTGCCATTAAT
This DNA window, taken from Methanobrevibacter sp. TMH8, encodes the following:
- a CDS encoding Ig-like domain-containing protein yields the protein MNIILKNKKSLVHILFAVAILLLAAVSLQAGFAATTNINNSTSGGISGALNSSADGDTIELDDGTYTGNNNTNMTINKNITIQGKTKDKVILDAQRLSRIFVIGNNTNVTFINITFINTNATGSNGGAIYNNFANTKMSFINCSFINNSAQNDGGAIYNQGHNLSITNCTFTNNIIFNNHGGAIHNRGDNMNIVDSTFINNNASTFGGAIYTAGNNMNVSNSTFINNTARIGGAITINAFNSTISGSTFINNNANTSNGGAIYVQPINGNISIIKSTFEDNNALFYGGAVFSQCTINVYYSTFTNNTACTNGGAIHNNGVNSTVSDSNFIGNSAKQCGGAISNEGVISLFNSNFIGNSAINFGGGIFNQGNMSVSGNVMSGNVASVLGQMIYNNGSIGVLNLTYLGNSTVKVSKGSNVTVYATLTDDMGNTVTGQDISFYVDGVFVANVTSIEGKANTTYLVTQGPGSVIPVTGDYAGHENYTILVNNGELLVPMPTSISINVPKEVKVGDTVTLVSKLTDNDGNPIANATVDFYINGEKVGSAKTDANGIAKFNYKYTKTGTYTITSKFAGNEMYLPSSASSQTKVSKVLTKISIQKEGNKVIVTLTDENGNFLEGKTIYVHMKGKVIKVGVTNQYGQIIFEYDGPTGTLKASFLGDNQFAPSSASIDISNNNPNNNPKAYTINKAEMKSTGMPVVQVLIAILAIFGLISFKRRK